The Deinococcus aquaticus genomic interval GCGCTGCGGAAGTGATAGCCCGTCTCCTCGGCGTACTTCTGCGCGGCCAGATCACCGAACTGCGGGTGCGCGTTCAGGCCCGTGCCCACGGCGGTGCCGCCGATGGCGAGTTCCAGCAGACCCTCGCCCGCGTGCCGCACTTCCGCCAGCGCGTAATCCAGTTGCGCGACCCAGCCGCCGATCTCCTGACCCAACGTGATGGGCGTCGCGTCCTGAAGGTGCGTGCGGCCCACCTTCACCAGACCCGCATGCTCCTGCGCCTTGGCGTGCAGCGTGTCGCGCAGCTTGCCCACACTGCCGTACAACCGCTCATTCAGTTCCAGAACCACCGCGATGTGCATGGCGGTCGGGAAGGTATCGTTGCTGCTCTGACCGCGGTTCACGTGATCGTTCGGGTGCACGGGCTTCTTGCTGCCCATCTCGCCGCCCGCGATCTCGATGGCGCGGTTGCTGATCACCTCGTTCGAGTTCATGTTGCTCTGCGTACCACTCCCGGTCTGGAACACGACCAGCGGGAAGTGATCATCCAGTTTCCCGGCGATCACCTCGTCGGCCGCCTGCACGATCAGGTCCGCCACGTCGCGCGGCAGCTCACCCAGGTCCGCGTTCGCCTGCGCCGCGCCCTTCTTCAGGATGCCCAGCGCCCGGATCACCGGGCGGCCCCACACGAACGTATCCCGCCCGATCGGGAAATTGTGAATGCTGCGCTCCGTCTGCGCGCCCCAGTACCGGCTGGCGTCCACGTCCAGGGTGCCCATGGTGTCCGACTCTTTACGAATGTTGGTCATAGCACCTGAGTCTAAAGGCCCGGCCCCGGCAGGGGGTCTGTCACGAACGGGGGAACGGGACACCCCACCCGCGCGGCAACCTCGCGCGCACCTGACCTGCCACCCAGGTACGCTGATCCCGTCAGCCCCGCCCCTTCCACCCACCCCCAGGAGGCCCCCATGAACCCCCGCATCATCCTGACCACCCTGCTGCTCGCGCTGCACACCGGCACGCCCGCCCACGCCCAGGCAGATAGCGCCGCCACCACCGCCGCCAGAAAAGCCGTGCAGGCCCAGCTGAACCAGAGCACCACCTTCTACCTCGGCAAGGGCTACAAGACCATCAGCAGCGACATGCTGGACGTCAACGCCCTCGACGAAGGCGACAGCGACGCCGAACTCGTGTACACCCTCACCGGCGGCCGCGAATACCTGATCTACGGCGTCTGCGACGACGACTGCGGCGACCTCGACATCAACGTGTACGACGCCAAAGACAAACTGATCGCCAGCGACGAGGAAGACGACGACGTGCCCGCCCTCACCCTGAAAGTCACCAAAACCGCCGACTACACCATCGAAGTCGTCATGGCCGCCTGCGACAACGACCCCTGCTTCTACGCCATCGACGCCCTCCAGAAAAAATAAACCGGGACAGACAAAGTAAAGCGGCGCTCCCCACCCCCGGGAGCGCCGCTCTAAACTGCTGTCGATGAAGCAGTATCTCGATCTGATGCAGCATGTGCTGGACCACGGCACCGTGAAAACCGACCGGACCGGCACCGGCACGCGGTCCGTGTTCGGCGCGCAGATGCGCTTCGACCTGCGTGACGGCTTTCCGCTGGTCACCACCAAGAGGGTGCACCTGAAAAGCGTCATCTACGAACTGCTGTGGTTCCTGCGCGGCGAGGGCAACGTGCGGTGGCTTCAGGAGCGTGGCGTGAGCATCTGGGACGAGTGGGCCGCCCCGGACGGCGAGCTTGGCCCGGTGTACGGCGTGCAGTGGCGCAGCTGGCC includes:
- the fumC gene encoding class II fumarate hydratase, with amino-acid sequence MTNIRKESDTMGTLDVDASRYWGAQTERSIHNFPIGRDTFVWGRPVIRALGILKKGAAQANADLGELPRDVADLIVQAADEVIAGKLDDHFPLVVFQTGSGTQSNMNSNEVISNRAIEIAGGEMGSKKPVHPNDHVNRGQSSNDTFPTAMHIAVVLELNERLYGSVGKLRDTLHAKAQEHAGLVKVGRTHLQDATPITLGQEIGGWVAQLDYALAEVRHAGEGLLELAIGGTAVGTGLNAHPQFGDLAAQKYAEETGYHFRSAENKFAALSAHDALVQTSAALRTLAGALMKMANDVRWLASGPRNGIGEIVIPENEPGSSIMPGKVNPTQSEAMTMVATRVFGNDATVAFAGSQGNFQLNVFKPVMVHAVLESIRLISDACLAFNDNCAVGIEPAYEKIEHNLSINLMQVTALNKHIGYDRAAAIAKKAHKEGSSLKEAALSLGYVTDAEFDEWVVPLDMTHN